One stretch of Podospora pseudoanserina strain CBS 124.78 chromosome 4, whole genome shotgun sequence DNA includes these proteins:
- a CDS encoding hypothetical protein (EggNog:ENOG503P3GG; COG:I): MIVSRNAYRLVAIVYGCIVIYISAPYLYRFGDHVRQTNPFSGQKWIEQAFVPTEAELACLNGQSSSFEHHHNHHTTDDSEPIPNIVHFNYGLKNPLYNPGAGHFDFLSYLAVRSAIVSLKPDAVYLHYTYLSEPPSPDPNADPLTNPWILRLSKDITLIHHPPTSSSDHYAHVSDTLRLKALLTDGGIYLDIDAFALRPFDHILANPSPHDVILGAEGGNRWGLCNAVIAARPNSTFLTRWLESYNNTDLSKEWNYHSVILPKELAEEHPSEVCALAPDAFFWPTWTWRHIDWMHERLDKEKAKYWEGEIERHGGSLFTNQLAYHAWSQMAWERYLRELTPEVVRGRDTRFNLLMRRFLEDDL; encoded by the coding sequence ATGATCGTGTCGCGCAATGCCTACCGTCTCGTCGCTATCGTCTACGGCTGCATAGTCATCTACATATCCGCGCCCTACCTCTACCGATTCGGGGACCATGTGAGACAGACGAACCCATTTTCGGGTCAGAAATGGATCGAGCAAGCCTTCGTCCCGACCGAAGCCGAGCTGGCATGCCTCAACGGCCAGTCTTCCTCGTTTgaacaccatcacaaccaccataCCACCGACGATTCTGAACCAATACCAAACATTGTCCACTTCAACTACGGGCTGAAGAACCCACTGTACAACCCAGGCGCAGGTCACTTTGATTTCCTCAGCTACCTCGCAGTCAGGTCAGCCATCGTATCTCTCAAACCGGACGCTGTATATCTTCACTATACCTACCTCTCCGAACCACCCTCGCCGGACCCCAACGCCGACCCATTAACCAATCCTTGGATTCTTCGGTTGTCAAAAGACATCACGTtaatccaccacccacccacctcctcatccgaccACTACGCTCACGTCTCGGACACATTGCGCCTCAAAGCCCTCCTGACAGACGGAGGCATCTACCTCGACATCGACGCCTTTGCCCTCCGTCCCTTTGACcacatcctcgccaacccctcgCCTCACGATGTAATCCTCGGCGCAGAAGGCGGAAACCGCTGGGGTCTCTGCAACGCCGTCATCGCCGCCCGGCCCAACTCGACTTTCCTCACCAGGTGGCTAGAATCCTATAACAACACCGACCTCTCCAAGGAATGGAATTACCACTCTGTGATTCTGCCAAAGGAGCTCGCCGAGGAGCACCCAAGCGAGGTTTGCGCCCTGGCGCCCGATGCGTTTTTCTGGCCGACATGGACGTGGAGGCATATTGACTGGATGCATGAGAGGTTggacaaggaaaaggcaaagtACTGGGAGGGCGAGATTGAGAGGCATGGCGGCAGCTTGTTTACGAACCAGCTGGCGTATCATGCCTGGAGTCAGATGGCCTGGGAGAGGTATTTGAGGGAGTTGACGCCCGAGGTGGTGCGGGGCAGGGATACGAGGTTTAatttgttgatgaggaggtttttggaggatgatttatga
- a CDS encoding hypothetical protein (CAZy:GT15; COG:G; EggNog:ENOG503NWWJ), whose translation MLARNHEVEKALRTVISIEKHFNRWFHYPIVFLNDEDWDPEFVSTMNETVSGGAKFEVIPKEEWGFPANINQDRAREAINRQGQQGVLYGGLESYHHMCRFYSGKFYTLKALKEYKWYWRIEPDVEFYCALTYDPFVEMAKHEKVYGFTVALPKEPATCPGLFRAVADWKEEQDYRTTELWKAMVSPSWLPWPIRKMMSGLGHRDGRGDGWNLCHYWSNFEIASLDFFRSNAYQDLFERLDERGGFYEERWGDAPVHSLALAMLLDSHKVHHFEDIGYRHDWYFQCPANAPGGQLLQSEVLGAAAFEVREEREDGIGCRCECDGSRTRNHASYCLNRLTQPNKSRRLGTLGWVRSWWA comes from the exons ATGCTCGCCCGCAACCACGAAGTCGAAAAAGCCCTTCGCACCGTAATCTCGATAGAAAAACACTTCAACCGCTGGTTCCACTACCCCATCGTCTTCCTCAACGACGAGGACTGGGACCCGGAATTTGTCTCAACCATGAACGAGACCGTCTCGGGCGGCGCAAAGTTCGAGGTCATACCCAAGGAAGAATGGGGCTTCCCCGCGAATATAAACCAAGACCGCGCTCGAGAGGCGATCAACAGACAGGGTCAACAGGGGGTGTTGTACGGTGGGCTGGAATCATACCACCACATGTGCAGGTTTTATTCGGGCAAGTTTTACACGCTAAAGGCGCTGAAGGAGTACAAATGGTACTGGCGGATTGAACCGGACGTGGAATTCTACTGCGCGCTGACGTACGACCCGTTTGTGGAGATGGCCAAGCATGAAAAGGTGTACGGGTTTACCGTCGCGCTGCCTAAGGAGCCGGCGACGTGCCCGGGGTTGTTTCGGGCGGTGGCTGActggaaggaggagcaggattATCGGACCACCGAGCTGTGGAAGGCGATGGTGAGCCCGAGCTGGCTGCCTTGGCCGATCAGGAAAATGATGAGCGGGTTGGGGCATAGGGACGGGCGTGGGGACGGGTGGAATTTGTGCCATTACTGGAGCAATTTTGAGATTGCGAGTTTGGACTTTTTCAGGAGTAATGCTTATCAGGATTTGTTTGAGAGGTTGGACgagagggggggtttttatgaggagagg TGGGGAGATGCACCGGTGCATTCGCTCGCGCTGGCGATGCTGCTTGATTCGCACAAGGTCCACCACTTTGAGGATATTGGGTATAGGCATGATTGGTACTTCCAATGTCCTGCCAACGCTCCGGGAGGACAGTTACTGCAGAGCGAAGTCCTGGGGGCCGCGGCGTTTGAAGTtcgagaagagagggaggatgggattGGGTGTCGGTGTGAGTGCGATGGCAGCCGGACGAGGAACCATGCGAGTTATTGCCTGAACCGGTTGACGCAGCCAAACAAGAGCAGGAGGTTGGGGAcgttggggtgggtgaggagttGGTGGGCTTAG
- a CDS encoding hypothetical protein (COG:I; CAZy:GT69; EggNog:ENOG503NWGU) — protein MKDPINYDHCLYDTDSDDHETHEFLRRSSWDNHHRNLTHLHTKYITPTKPYLLKAQRFLSRLRLLRRTAWRATPRPLILLLKSLLLFLTSILILTPIFLPSYNNPPIHYSQTLHACRGTSPREGCANLFNEQVFIATILYDKNGKLASGPFSDRLLRLIRILGPDNVFLSIYENDSGPKGKAALEELKSRVPCKHAVTSDDHVSLDNFPTVLLPDGTPRVKRVAYLAELRNRALRPLDQRTKEDRINGVRKFDKVLFLNDIVFDPIDAANLLFGTNVDKQTGRAAYVAACAMDFWFGHRMYDIYAMRDADGYASYQAIYPFFGERGRGLSRKDVLESKDAVRVKSCWGGMMAMQGRYVQNVEEEKPRGKAWEEGVVAGHAIDPGNHTRADADADAGAAVTGPVRFRHEPGAYYDACECCLFSADLTEAAKRQGDLPAGAMKGSESGIYVNPYIRVAYEEGVFKMIHVVRVWEKLIRIIYDLQTRLFEPVAQNPWRTVQPGETFEEEIWNGKDWEVVTRVGRPGLFCGVREMQVLRVGGKRAGKSGNNWANTRMPPGQRMEFATWWGEILPESWRKDYEDTPEEEKDEFFYKLYSWDK, from the coding sequence atgaaagaCCCCATCAACTACGACCACTGTCTCTACGACACCGACTCAGACGACCATGAAACCCACGAATTCCTCCGCCGCTCCAGCTgggacaaccaccaccgcaacctaACCCACCTCCACACCAAATacatcacccccaccaaaccctacctcctcaaagcccaacgcttcctctcccgcctccgcctcctccgccgaaCAGCCTGGCGCGCGACCCCCCgacccctcatcctcctcctcaaatccctcctcctcttcctcacctcgatcctcatcctcacccccatctTTCTGCCGTCctacaacaaccccccaataCACtactcccaaaccctccacgCCTGCCGCGGCACCTCCCCCCGCGAAGGCTGCGCAAACCTCTTCAACGAGCAAGTCTTCATCGCCACAATCCTCTACGACAAAAACGGCAAGCTCGCCTCAGGCCCCTTCTCcgaccgcctcctccgcctcatccGCATCCTCGGCCCCGACAACGTGTTCCTGTCAATCTACGAAAACGACTCCGGCCCAAAGGGCAAAGCCGCGCTCGAGGAGCTCAAATCCCGTGTACCCTGCAAACACGCCGTCACATCCGACGACCACGTTTCCCTGGATAACTTCCccaccgtcctcctccccgacgGCACACCCCGAGTAAAGCGGGTCGCCTACCTAGCCGAACTTCGAAACCGGGCCCTGAGACCGCTGGATCAGAGGACAAAGGAGGATAGGATCAACGGGGTCAGAAAGTTTGACAAGGTTCTGTTTTTGAACGACATCGTTTTTGACCCCATTGACGCCGCGAATTTGCTGTTCGGGACGAATGTAGACAAGCAAACTGGACGGGCGGCCTATGTCGCCGCGTGCGCGATGGATTTCTGGTTCGGACATAGAATGTACGACATCTACGCCATGCGCGACGCGGACGGGTACGCGAGCTACCAGGCCATCTATCCCTtttttggggagagggggagggggctgtcCCGGAAGGATGTTCTCGAGAGTAAGGATGCGGTGCGAGTGAAGAGTTGTTGGGGGGGCATGATGGCTATGCAGGGGAGGTATGTTCAgaatgtggaggaggaaaaacCAAGAGGGAAAgcgtgggaggagggggtggtggcgggacATGCGATTGATCCGGGGAATCATACTcgtgctgatgctgatgctgatgctggtgctgctgtgaCGGGACCGGTGAGGTTCAGGCATGAGCCCGGGGCGTATTATGATGCGTGTGagtgttgtttgttttcggCGGATTTGACCGAGGCGGCGAAGAGGCAGGGGGATTTACCGGCTGGGGCAATGAAGGGGAGTGAGAGCGGGATTTATGTCAATCCTTATATTCGTGTGGCgtatgaggagggggtgtttAAGATGATTCATGTCGTGAGGGTGTGGGAGAAGCTGATCAGGATCATTTATGACCTTCAGACCAGGCTGTTTGAGCCGGTGGCGCAGAACCCTTGGAGGACGGTGCAGCCAGGGGAGACcttcgaggaggagatttGGAACGGAAAGGACTGGGAGGTTGTTACTCGCGTTGGGAGGCCGGGGTTGTTTTGCGGTGTGAGGGAGATGCAAGTCCTGCGcgttggggggaagagggcgggGAAGAGTGGGAATAACTGGGCGAATACAAGAATGCCGCCGGGGCAGAGGATGGAATTTGCGACGTGGTGGGGGGAGATCTTGCCCGAGAGCTGGAGAAAGGATTATGAGGATACCCctgaggaggaaaaagaCGAGTTTTTTTACAAGTTGTATTCTTGGGATAAATGA
- the CEL74A gene encoding Xyloglucanase (COG:G; EggNog:ENOG503NXB9; CAZy:GH74) translates to MKVSSLVHLLVAAVAAPAAAEFSWKNVNIGGGGGFVPGIVFHPTTPGVAYARTDIGGLYRLNPDDSWTPITDSLGTDERWGHWGIDAVALDPQEPNRVYAAVGMYTTNWDPNPGAIIRSDDKGATWVSTDLPFKVGGNMPGRGMGERLAVDPANSNIIYFGARSGNGLWKSTDGGATFSKVTSFTNAGSYIVDPSDLYGYNGDKIGLTFVTFDSTSSVRNGATSRIFVGTADNITASVYVSDDAGATWAPVAGQPTKYFPHKCKLQPTEKALYFTYSDGAGPYDGTSGGVYRYDLTTSTWKDITPVSGGDLFYGFGGLGLDMKKPGTLVVASLNSWWPDAQLFRSTDSGETWSPLWEWAGYPDMNLYYSIHTDKAPWINTGFLSQDSKRLGWMIEALEINPHDSDHWLYGTGLTLFGGHDLTKWDTTRNITIHSLAAGIEEMAVLGLASAPGGSELLAAVGDNNGFTFKEAADLLTSPQTPWMNPMWTSATDVDYAGNKPNQVVRVGNSPGSPQIAISTDGGLTWSPHYGASNTDHSGTLAYSADASTVLWSSGNAGVLRFHTSTATTYNPGSVVPSADSAEGVFTPVDSLPSGAVIAADKRNNSIFYAGFEGTLYRSLDGGATFLTVAVDPRSSTTSMTVVAIKDMVAHPVVAGEVWVSTNIGLLRSTDYGLNYAQVGEGSITNTEQFAFGLGEGGSKWNIYAFGYGLNGPRLYASSDNGESWVDIQGLQGFGAISANRVVGSASVEGQVYVGTNGRGVMFAKGVVEGGDPGNGGGEDSDDDEEEWCDATTTTSAVPTTSSVVIPTTTSTTLVTSVRPTTVSTSSRVTTASTSSTSTRSSTTSTSTRFTTTSSAPITQPTERAKRWGQCGGINWTGPKECEAPWTCQKLNDWYFQCL, encoded by the exons ATGAAGGTCTCGTCGCTCGTCCACCTGCttgtggctgctgtggctgctcctgctgccgcCGAGTTCTCGTGGAAGAATGTCAAcattggtggcggtggtggcttcgTCCCCGGAATCGTCTTTCACCCGACTACTCCTGGGGTGGCTTATGCCAGGACCGACATTGGTGGTCTTTACAGGCTGAACCCCGACGACTCCTGGACTCCCATCACCGATAGCCTTGGCACTGATGAAAGATG GGGCCATTGGGGCATCGATGCTGTCGCCCTGGACCCTCAGGAGCCAAACAGAGTCTATGCGGCGGTGGGCATGTACACCACAAACTGGGATCCCAACCCGGGCGCCATAATCCGCAGTGACGACAAGGGAGCCACGTGGGTGTCTACCGACCTGCCTTTCAAGGTGGGCGGCAACATGCCTGGCCGTGGTATGGGCGAGAGGTTGGCTGTCGATCCCGCCAACTCCAACATCATCTACTTTGGTGCTCGCAGTGGAAATGGTCTGTGGAAGAGTACCGACGGTGGtgccaccttctccaaggTGACCTCTTTCACCAACGCGGGATCCTACATCGTGGACCCCAGCGACCTCTATGGTTACAACGGAGACAAGATCGGTCTCACCTTTGTCACCTTCGATTCGACCTCGAGCGTCAGAAATGGCGCCACCTCGCGCATCTTCGTCGGTACTGCTGACAACATCACTGCTTCCGTCTATGTTTCCGACGATGCTGGTGCCACCTGGGCCCCGGTCGCCGGCCAGCCTACGAAGTACTTCCCTCACAAGTGCAAGCTTCAGCCAACCGAGAAGGCTTTGTACTTCACTTACAGCGACGGAGCTGGTCCGTATGATGGTACTTCTGGCGGTGTGTACCGCTACGACCTCACCACTAGCACCTGGAAGGACATCACCCCCGTCTCTGGCGGTGATCTCTTCTATGGCTTTGGCGGCTTGGGTCTTGACATGAAGAAGCCCGGCACGCTTGTCGTGGCTAGCTTGAACTCCTGGTGGCCGGACGCCCAACTTTTCCGTTCTACCGACTCTGGTGAGACCTGGTCTCCCCTCTGGGAGTGGGCTGGGTATCCCGACATGAACCTGTACTATAGCATTCAT ACTGATAAAGCACCCTGGATCAACACAGGCTTTCTCTCTCAGGACAGCAAGCGCCTGGGATGGATGATTGAGGCCCTCGAGATCAACCCCCATGACAGCGACCACTGGCTGTACGGCACTGGTTTGACCCTTTTCGGTGGCCACGATTTGACCAAGTGGGATACCACccgcaacatcaccatccactCTCTTGCTGCCGGTATCGAGGAGATGGCTGTCCTTGGCCTTGCATCTGCCCCCGGCGGTTCCGAGCTTCTCGCCGCTGTTGGTGACAACAACGGTTTTACCTTTAAGGAGGCCGCTGATCTCTTGACTTCTCCTCAGACCCCCTGGATGAACCCCATGTGGACCAGTGCCACTGACGTTG ACTACGCCGGCAACAAGCCCAACCAAGTCGTCCGTGTGGGCAACTCCCCTGGCTCTCCCCAGATCGCCATCTCTACCGACGGCGGTCTCACCTGGTCTCCCCACTACGGCGCCAGCAACACCGACCACAGCGGCACCCTCGCCTACTCGGCCGATGCCTCCACCGTCCTCTGGTCCTCTGGCAACGCCGGTGTCCTCCGCTTCcacacctccaccgcaacCACCTACAACCCCGGCTCTGTCGTCCCCTCGGCTGACTCGGCCGAGGGCGTCTTCACGCCCGtcgactccctcccctcgGGCGCCGTCATCGCAGCCGACAAGCGGAACAACTCCATCTTCTACGCCGGCTTCGAAGGGACCCTCTACCGCAGCTTGGACGGCGGCGCCACGTTCTTGACAGTAGCTGTCGACCCCAGAAGCAGCACCACATCCATGACTGTCGTGGCCATCAAGGATATGGTCGCCCACCCCGTCGTCGCTGGTGAAGTCTGGGTTTCCACCAACATCGGTCTCCTCCGCAGCACTGACTACGGCCTCAACTACGCCCAGGTTGGAGAgggcagcatcaccaacacgGAGCAGTTCGCCTTCGGTCTCGGTGAGGGAGGGTCGAAGTGGAATATTTATGCTTTCGGCTATGGCTTGAATGGACCGAGGTTGTATGCCAGCTCAGATAATGGAGAGTCGTGGGTCGATATCCAGGGGCTGCAAGGATTTGGGGCTATCAGTGCGAATAGGGTTGTGGGAAGTGCCAGTGTGGAGGGGCAAGTTTATGTGGGCACCAATGGGAGGGGTGTGATGTTTGcaaagggggttgtggagggtggtgaccCGGGTAacggaggtggggaggatagcgacgatgatgaggaggagtggtgTGATGCTACTACGACGACGAGTGCTGTGCCGACGACTTCGTCCGTGGTGATCCCTACGACTACAAGCACGACGTTGGTTACTAGTGTCAGGCCTACGACTGTCTCTACCTCTTCGAGGGTTACCACTGCCAGTACGtcttccacctcgaccagaagcagcaccaccagcacttCCACCagattcaccaccaccagctcggCGCCCATCACTCAACCGACTGAGCGTGCGAAGAGGTGGGGACAGTGCGGCGGGATCAACTGGACTGGACCGAAGGAGTGCGAGGCCCCATGGACGTGCCAGAAGCTTAATGATTGGTACTTTCAGTGCTTGTAA
- a CDS encoding hypothetical protein (COG:G; EggNog:ENOG503NWJH; CAZy:GH2) produces MSHGNVPSAPLGEAPSSGLGPNQDRKLPPSTPDWNNLRVIHRNTLPPRAHFFLYQNAWDALSRDVSLSKAQLLSGKWLFNLARSPLQGPVDFHKQSPVQLADTPEWVPVAVPGMWQLQGHGKGPQYTNLNFPWPVNVPHVPIDDNECGRYVTQFSLDQHDKGHQLRLRFEGVDAAFTVWVNHQQVGYSQGSRNPSEFDITQFVRFEDINVLSVEVYQRCDGSYIEDQDQWWLSGIFRDVWLHKFPKTHFEDVQIQTELHNKYKDATLHVGVKLNSDANVTLSLLDADNVEVVRKTKAGEGTIHFDVHVKNPHKWTAETPYLYQLVLSMPGCSLAERVGFRKVELIDGVFCVNGQPIKLRGVNRHEHHPDHGRAVPFDFLKEDLLLMKRHNINAIRTSHYINDPRLYELADELGLWILDECDLECHGLFVVGVDGNKLTSDNPDWEEAYIDRARQMVMRDFNRPSIILWSLGNESGYGRNHKAMYKFIKSLDKSRLIHYEGDWRAESADVISRMYHSIQDTEKYAKDRSWDKPVVLCEYIHAMGNGPGAIKEYIDLFYKYPRLMGGFVWEWANHGLRTKTKDGKEYMGYGGDFGDDPNDYNFVLDGLCFSNHTPTPGLIEYKKAIEPVQTLGIEKGGLVRIVNRYDFLTLDHLICHLSWVDGSGSYNLGMVEVPKGIKPHSEGIIRIELPSSTRPLSHLTLEFRLAAPRGMWGDAGHLVATGQVAVHPPKQLQTLPLKMKRIGAVKTSLINPSLLSIVGSGGISWDFDLTIGQLVSWKNPKQSDENILAEPLGFEIYRAMTDNDRGCDFGRNWFNRRLHQAKFHLVEATWKELHEGAATEIVVKGRMAPPVLNWALELKITYMLGGHDVAIKVEAKPTGALLPRAWGRLGLVTKLKGVESVEWFGRGPGEGYRDKKMSQLVGWWGAKVGELMTDYEFPQETGNRTDVRWVRFRNKENKSLLSVDWQNWQAQKGGREMGDFSALRYSTRELDEAKHPFELEDKGKEGETVVHLDWWHHGLGTGSCGPETLREYTLEAGKEYEMEVLLY; encoded by the exons ATGTCTCATGGAAACGTCCCCTCCGCGCCCCTGGGAGAggcaccctcctccggtCTGGGGCCAAACCAAGACCGCAAACTCCCGCCGTCTACTCCGGACTGGAATAACCTCAGGGTCATCCACCGGAACACCCTGCCGCCCAGAGCCCACTTCTTCCTGTACCAAAACGCCTGGGATGCCTTATCTCGCGatgtctctctctccaaaGCACAGCTCCTGTCCGGAAAATGGCTCTTCAATCTTGCCAGGTCACCACTACAGGGTCCTGTCGACTTCCACAAGCAGTCTCCCGTGCAGCTGGCAGACACACCCGAATGGGTACCCGTCGCTGTACCCGGAATGTGGCAGCTCCAAGGCCACGGCAAAGGGCCACAGTACACCAACCTGAACTTTCCCTGGCCTGTCAATGTTCCTCACGTACCAATTGATGACAATGAATGTGGCCGCTATGTAACCCAATTCTCGCTTGACCAACATGATAAGGGCCATCAGCTTAGGCTACGTTTCGAAGGTGTCGATGCTGCCTTTACCGTCTGggtcaaccaccaacaggTTGGCTACTCCCAGGGCTCCAGGAATCCAAGTGAATTTGATATCACACAATTTGTCCGTTTTGAAGACATCAATGTTCTCTCGGTCGAGGTTTACCAACGGTGTGACGGGAGCTACATCGAAGACCAA GATCAATGGTGGCTCAGTGGCATCTTTCGAGATGTTTGGCTGCACAAATTTCCCAAGACGCACTTTGAGGACGTTCAAATCCAGACTGAGTTACACAACAAGTACAAAGATGCAACACTCCATGTGGGGGTCAAACTTAACTCCGACGCTAATGTCACCCTGAGTCTCTTGGATGCGGACAATGTCGAGGTTGTGAGAAAGACAAAGGCCGGCGAGGGAACGATACACTTTGATGTCCATGTCAAGAATCCCCACAAATGGACGGCCGAAACCCCCTATTTGTACCAGCTCGTTCTTTCGATGCCTGGTTGTTCCCTTGCTGAACGGGTTGGCTTCCGCAAAGTTGAACTCATTGATGGAGTCTTTTGTGTCAACGGACAACCTATCAAGCTCCGCGGTGTCAACAGACATGAACATCATCCTGACCATGGACGGGCAGTTCCCTTTGACTTTTTGAAGGAGGACCTCCTGCTCATGAAGAGGCACAACATCAACGCCATCCGAACTTCTCATTACATCAATGACCCCCGGCTGTACGAACTGGCAGATGAGCTTGGCTTGTGGATCTTGGACGAGTGCGACCTCGAGTGTCATGGCTTGTTTGTCGTGGGTGTGGATGGTAACAAGCTCACATCCGACAATCCGGATTGGGAGGAAGCCTACATTGATCGTGCTCGCCAGATGGTCATGCGGGACTTCAACCGCCCAAGCATCATCCTCTGGTCTCTGGGCAACGAGTCTGGCTATGGCCGCAACCACAAGGCCATGTACAAGTTCATCAAGAGCCTTGACAAGAGTAGGCTTATCCACTACGAGGGTGATTGGAGAGCCGAGTCCGCAGATGTTATCAGCAGAATGTATCACTCCATACAAGACACGGAGAAGTATGCAAAAGACCGCTCGTGGGACAAGCCTGTTGTTCTGTGCGAGTACATTCATGCGATGGGAAATGGGCCAGGTGCTATCAAGGAGTACATTGACTTGTTCTACAAGTACCCGAGACTCATGGGTGGTTTTGTGTGGGAGTGGGCTAACCAT GGTCTGAgaaccaagaccaaggacggcaaggagtACATGGGATACGGCGGTGACTTTGGTGACGACCCCAACGATTACAACTTTGTTCTTGACGGACTCTGTTTCTCTAACCATACTCCGACCCCCGGTCTCATTGAGTACAAGAAAGCCATCGAACCTGTCCAAACATTGGGCATTGAGAAGGGTGGTCTCGTCCGAATTGTCAACCGATACGATTTCCTTACCCTTGATCATTTGATATGCCATTTGTCGTGGGTAGACGGCTCGGGCTCCTATAACCTCGGCATGGTAGAAGTTCCAAAAG GCATCAAACCCCATTCTGAAGGCATCATTCGCATTGAACTCCCCTCCTCTACACGACCATTATCTCATTTGACACTGGAGTTTCGACTGGCCGCGCCAAGGGGCATGTGGGGAGATGCCGGTCATCTTGTTGCCACAGGTCAAGTTGCGGTTCACCCTCCAAAGCAGTTGCAGACGCTGCCCCTGAAAATGAAGCGGATTGGGGCTGTCAAGACTAGTTTGATCAACCCGTCACTGCTCTCCATCGTTGGGTCGGGGGGGATCTCGTGGGATTTTGACCTTACTATCGGTCAACTGGTGAGCTGGAAAAATCCGAAGCAGTCTGATGAGAATATCCTGGCCGAGCCGCTGGGGTTTGAGATTTATCGCGCCATGACGGACAATGATCGGGGATGCGACTTCGGCAGGAACTGGTTTAACAGACGGTTGCACCAGGCAAAGTTTCATTTAGTGGAGGCGACGTGGAAGGAGTTGCATGAGGGAGCAGCGACGGAGATTGTGGTCAAGGGACGGATGGCGCCTCCGGTGTTGAACTGGGCTTTGGAGTTGAAGATTACGTACATGTTGGGCGGGCATGATGTTGCTATCAAGGTGGAGGCGAAGCCTACAGGGGCCCTGCTCCCCAGAGCATGGGGGCGACTGGGACTGGTGACGAAGCTCAAGGGGGTTGAGAGTGTGGAGTGGTTTGGACGGGGCCCAGGGGAGGGGTACAGAGACAAGAAGATGAGCCAgctggttgggtggtggggtgcGAAGGTAGGGGAGCTGATGACGGATTATGAATTCCCGCAGGAGACGGGGAACAGGACGGATGTGAGATGGGTCAGGTTTAGGAACAAGGAGAACAAGAGTTTATTGAGTGTGGATTGGCAGAATTGGCAGGCCCagaagggaggaagggagatgggggattTTAGCGCGCTGAGGTATTCGACAAGGGAGCTGGACGAGGCGAAGCATCCTTTTGAGTTGGAGGataaggggaaggaaggggagacggtggtgcATTTGGATTGGTGGCATCACGGGTTGGGGACTGGGAGTTGTGGGCCCGAGACGTTGAGGGAGTATACCCTTGAGGCTGGGAAGGAATATGAGATGGAGGTTTTGCTGTACTGA